A window of the Streptomyces albireticuli genome harbors these coding sequences:
- a CDS encoding helix-turn-helix domain-containing protein: protein MTQETLAERAGVGVRTIRGLETGERADPRVTTVRLLADALGLRPAEREDLLAAAVHRTGHPVRPKDDAAEDPIRPGGQAGRTTEPGDPAGHTIGPGDRAGRHTLGPYPPPERTVRPGDPAAYTIRPDPADRVGPAPGPPAPAPHDILADVAEQLALAVAARWQREEEQRQVHDPYPLPVHWRPAPEELTDHWANVRRLPAGGTHGPLDLSGRLDEVAGVYRRIPSGRLVVLGRPGSGKTILTMRFVLDYLKSRARAEPVPVIFSIGAWDPTAVTFRDWLTAQLTRDHPGLAAPGPGGPSLAAALVESGRILPVLDGFDEIADGLNRPALEALNATTLPLLLTSRPAEYAAAVAETDVLTSAAAVDLTDLTLGDLADYLPRTTRKARGGDPGTTAWDPVLSELRERPHSAGGAHLATVLTTPLMVTLARAVYSDTRDRDPASLLDTRRFGGPEELEDHLLDNFIATAYRVRPGQRPAGGPRRGFDPERARYWLGYLAHHLARLDTPNLEWWRFGSGLRRSTRTLVIALVICLTIGFVDCAVGVLFSPLGFQLADGLVVGFLSGLTLGVAYWFMVAAKDVAVPPANVGMKMFSKARKAGRGTATRFLIGSLFGLVFGSGYGFMQGVLVGFLRRVGLPASLQIGLDNATLYGVVFALGAGPTLVLLVLLETPLDIRSAVNPVSLLRTNRRTVLAQFLVWATVFGVLVGVASAMAIRPMSVLLGPLVWNLTASIKLGVISGLGGALGYVLGLTAWGQWMVFARIWLPLTGRLPWAVVAFLEDAYQRGVLRQAGAVYQFRHARLQDHLARTYRASLAPREPAGPKDTAPTR, encoded by the coding sequence ATGACCCAGGAGACCCTGGCGGAGCGCGCCGGCGTGGGGGTACGCACCATCCGCGGGTTGGAGACGGGCGAGCGCGCCGACCCCAGGGTGACCACGGTGCGGCTCCTGGCCGACGCGCTCGGGCTGAGACCGGCCGAGCGCGAGGACCTGCTGGCGGCCGCCGTCCACCGGACCGGGCACCCGGTACGGCCGAAGGACGACGCGGCCGAGGACCCGATCCGGCCGGGCGGCCAGGCCGGGCGGACGACGGAGCCGGGCGACCCGGCCGGGCACACGATCGGGCCGGGCGACCGGGCCGGGCGGCACACGCTCGGCCCGTATCCCCCACCGGAGCGTACGGTCCGGCCCGGCGACCCGGCCGCGTACACGATCCGCCCTGACCCGGCCGACCGCGTCGGACCGGCCCCCGGGCCACCGGCTCCGGCGCCGCACGACATCCTGGCCGACGTCGCCGAGCAGCTCGCCCTCGCGGTGGCCGCCCGCTGGCAGCGCGAGGAGGAGCAGCGGCAGGTGCACGACCCGTACCCGCTGCCGGTGCACTGGCGGCCGGCGCCCGAGGAGCTCACCGACCACTGGGCCAACGTCCGGCGCCTGCCCGCCGGGGGTACGCACGGCCCGCTGGACCTCAGCGGACGCCTGGACGAGGTAGCGGGCGTGTACCGGCGGATCCCCTCCGGGCGGCTGGTGGTGCTGGGCCGGCCCGGTTCCGGGAAGACGATCCTCACCATGCGGTTCGTCCTGGACTACCTGAAGTCGAGGGCCCGCGCCGAGCCCGTACCGGTGATCTTCAGTATCGGCGCGTGGGATCCCACCGCCGTCACGTTCCGGGACTGGCTGACCGCGCAGCTGACCCGGGATCATCCCGGTCTCGCCGCCCCGGGACCGGGCGGGCCGAGCCTGGCCGCCGCCCTGGTCGAATCCGGCCGGATACTCCCGGTGCTGGACGGTTTCGACGAGATCGCCGACGGTCTGAACCGCCCGGCGCTGGAGGCGCTCAACGCCACCACTCTTCCCCTGCTGCTGACGAGCCGTCCGGCGGAGTACGCGGCCGCCGTGGCGGAGACCGACGTGCTCACCTCCGCGGCCGCGGTGGACCTGACCGATCTCACCCTGGGCGACCTGGCCGACTACCTGCCGCGCACCACGCGCAAGGCCCGCGGCGGCGACCCGGGGACGACCGCGTGGGACCCCGTCCTGAGCGAACTGCGCGAGCGTCCGCACAGCGCGGGCGGTGCCCACCTCGCCACGGTGCTGACCACCCCGCTGATGGTCACGCTCGCCCGCGCCGTCTACAGCGACACCCGCGACCGCGACCCGGCCTCGCTCCTGGACACCCGGCGGTTCGGCGGCCCCGAGGAACTGGAGGACCACCTTCTCGACAACTTCATCGCCACCGCGTACCGCGTCCGTCCGGGGCAGCGCCCGGCGGGCGGGCCGCGCCGCGGCTTCGACCCGGAGCGCGCCCGGTACTGGCTCGGCTACCTCGCCCACCACCTGGCCCGGCTCGACACCCCCAACCTGGAGTGGTGGCGGTTCGGCTCGGGGCTGCGCCGCTCCACGCGCACGCTGGTGATCGCGCTGGTGATCTGCCTGACCATAGGGTTCGTCGACTGCGCCGTCGGTGTCCTCTTCAGCCCTCTCGGATTCCAGCTCGCGGACGGCCTCGTGGTGGGGTTCCTCTCCGGACTCACCCTCGGCGTCGCTTACTGGTTCATGGTCGCGGCCAAGGACGTGGCGGTGCCGCCGGCCAACGTGGGCATGAAGATGTTCAGCAAGGCACGGAAGGCCGGACGGGGAACCGCCACCCGCTTCCTGATCGGGTCGCTTTTCGGGCTCGTCTTCGGCAGCGGCTACGGCTTCATGCAAGGAGTGCTCGTCGGCTTCCTCCGCCGCGTCGGCCTCCCGGCCTCCTTGCAGATCGGCCTCGACAACGCCACGCTCTACGGGGTCGTGTTCGCGCTGGGAGCCGGCCCCACGCTCGTGCTCCTGGTCCTCCTCGAAACGCCTCTCGACATCCGGTCCGCGGTCAACCCGGTCAGCCTGCTGCGCACGAACCGCCGGACGGTCCTCGCCCAGTTCCTCGTCTGGGCGACCGTCTTCGGGGTGCTCGTCGGGGTCGCGTCCGCGATGGCGATCCGGCCCATGTCGGTGTTGCTGGGCCCGCTCGTCTGGAACCTCACGGCCTCGATCAAGCTCGGTGTCATCAGCGGGCTCGGCGGCGCCCTCGGCTATGTGCTCGGGCTGACCGCCTGGGGGCAGTGGATGGTCTTCGCCCGGATCTGGCTGCCGCTGACCGGCCGGCTGCCCTGGGCCGTCGTCGCCTTCCTGGAGGACGCCTACCAGCGGGGCGTGCTGCGCCAGGCGGGCGCGGTCTACCAGTTCCGCCACGCCCGCCTCCAGGACCACCTCGCCCGTACCTACCGGGCGTCCCTCGCTCCCCGGGAGCCGGCCGGGCCGAAGGACACCGCGCCCACCCGGTGA
- the helR gene encoding RNA polymerase recycling motor ATPase HelR — protein sequence MSPLITSAFDLPHHLSPKADPALIDSDEKHFAAISESLEQSIGELSDRLEAARKAPGGIGREAMDRDMEIHRLTGRLRTLRRFGLDLCLGHIVPADSPEPVYIGRLGLTDSTGRRLLLDWRSPAAEPFFAATHANPMGMASRRRYRWTRGRISDYWDEVFTADGLEGHAALDDQSAFIASLGGNRSERMRDVLSTIQADQDAVIRAGSRGALVVDGGPGTGKTVVALHRAAHLLYSDPRLGHRRGGVLFVGPSRPYLAYVEDVLPSLGEEGVQTCIVRDLVAEGAGAATETDPDVARLKSSADMVRAIEPAVALYEEPPTEGMTVSTHWSDVWLSADDWASAFAAVEPGTPHNEARDQIREELLTILADKHAEDHEDDDEVSPQLLRRSLLQNRELIGTLNRAWPMLEPTDLVGDLWTVPAYLRRCAPWLAPEEVRKLQRADARAWTVSDLPLLDAARQRLGDPEASVRKRRHDASVAAERARRADAIDSLLQNVVLDESEGAVGMLHGQDLQDTLIDESALPGAEPDLLAGPFAHIVVDEAQELTDAEWQMLLARCPSRSFTIVGDRAQARHGFTESWQERLERAGLDRITVASLSVNYRTPEEVMAEAELAIRDALPDANVPASIRSSGIPVVHGSVADLDSVLDTWLAAHAEGIACVIGDPGFPATSRVRSLTPELSKGLEFDLVVVIDPEAFGEGVEGAVDRYVAMTRATQRLVVLTSS from the coding sequence ATGAGCCCTCTGATCACCAGCGCTTTCGACCTTCCCCACCACCTTTCTCCCAAGGCGGACCCGGCGCTGATCGACAGCGACGAGAAGCACTTCGCGGCCATATCGGAGAGCCTCGAGCAGTCGATCGGCGAGCTGTCCGACCGCCTCGAAGCCGCGCGCAAGGCCCCCGGCGGAATCGGCCGCGAGGCGATGGACCGGGACATGGAGATCCACCGCCTGACCGGGCGCCTGCGCACCCTGCGTCGCTTCGGCCTGGACCTGTGCCTGGGGCACATCGTCCCCGCGGACAGCCCCGAACCCGTGTACATCGGGCGCCTCGGCCTCACCGACAGCACGGGACGCCGGCTGCTGCTCGACTGGCGCTCCCCCGCGGCCGAGCCGTTCTTCGCCGCGACCCACGCCAACCCGATGGGGATGGCGAGCCGCCGCAGGTACCGCTGGACCCGCGGCCGGATCAGCGACTACTGGGACGAGGTGTTCACCGCCGACGGGCTCGAGGGGCACGCCGCGCTCGACGACCAGTCCGCGTTCATCGCCAGCCTGGGCGGCAATCGGTCGGAGCGGATGCGGGACGTCCTCTCCACCATCCAGGCCGACCAGGACGCCGTCATCCGGGCGGGTTCCCGCGGCGCTCTCGTCGTCGACGGCGGTCCGGGTACGGGCAAGACGGTCGTCGCCCTGCACCGCGCCGCCCACCTCCTCTACTCCGACCCCCGCCTCGGGCACCGCCGGGGCGGCGTGCTGTTCGTCGGTCCGAGCCGGCCGTACCTGGCCTACGTGGAAGACGTCCTGCCCAGCCTCGGCGAGGAGGGCGTGCAGACCTGCATCGTGCGCGACCTCGTCGCCGAGGGAGCCGGAGCGGCGACCGAGACGGACCCGGACGTGGCCCGGCTGAAGTCGTCCGCGGACATGGTGAGGGCGATCGAGCCGGCCGTCGCCCTCTACGAGGAGCCGCCCACGGAGGGGATGACGGTCTCGACCCACTGGTCCGACGTCTGGCTGAGCGCCGACGACTGGGCCTCGGCCTTCGCGGCCGTGGAACCGGGCACCCCGCACAACGAGGCGCGCGACCAGATCCGCGAGGAACTGCTCACCATCCTCGCGGACAAGCACGCCGAGGACCACGAGGACGACGACGAGGTCTCGCCCCAGCTGCTCCGCAGGTCGCTGCTCCAGAACCGGGAGCTGATCGGGACGCTCAACCGCGCGTGGCCGATGCTGGAGCCGACCGACCTCGTCGGAGACCTGTGGACGGTCCCCGCCTACCTGCGCAGGTGCGCTCCCTGGCTCGCTCCCGAGGAGGTGCGCAAGCTCCAGCGCGCGGACGCCCGGGCCTGGACGGTGTCCGACCTGCCGCTCCTGGACGCGGCACGGCAGCGGCTCGGCGACCCGGAGGCGTCCGTGCGCAAGCGCCGGCACGACGCCTCCGTCGCCGCCGAACGCGCGCGCAGGGCCGACGCCATCGACAGCCTGCTCCAGAACGTCGTGCTCGACGAGAGCGAGGGCGCGGTGGGGATGCTGCACGGGCAGGACCTTCAGGACACCCTGATCGACGAGAGCGCGCTGCCCGGCGCCGAACCTGACCTGCTCGCCGGGCCGTTCGCGCACATCGTCGTCGACGAGGCCCAGGAACTCACCGACGCCGAGTGGCAGATGCTGCTGGCCCGCTGCCCGTCCCGGAGCTTCACCATCGTCGGTGACCGCGCCCAGGCCAGGCACGGGTTCACGGAGTCGTGGCAGGAGCGGCTCGAACGGGCCGGACTCGACCGGATCACCGTGGCCTCCCTGAGCGTCAACTACCGCACGCCGGAAGAGGTCATGGCGGAGGCCGAGCTCGCCATCCGCGACGCGCTGCCGGACGCCAACGTGCCGGCCTCCATCCGCAGCAGCGGCATCCCCGTCGTCCACGGATCCGTCGCGGATCTGGACTCGGTCCTCGACACCTGGCTCGCCGCACACGCCGAGGGAATCGCCTGCGTCATCGGCGATCCTGGGTTCCCGGCGACGTCCCGCGTACGGTCGCTGACGCCGGAACTGTCGAAGGGGCTCGAATTCGACCTGGTCGTCGTCATCGACCCGGAGGCGTTCGGCGAGGGCGTCGAAGGAGCCGTCGACCGCTATGTCGCGATGACCCGTGCCACTCAGCGGCTCGTCGTCCTCACGAGCTCCTGA